A segment of the Rattus rattus isolate New Zealand chromosome 4, Rrattus_CSIRO_v1, whole genome shotgun sequence genome:
ctaaagtggtttgctgctagcattgacctctgtattggacatgctctgaatgtgtctctcaggagggatctatatctggtcccttatatggaaatgcttttctttctggttttaaagtctccttttaaactttttgttttgaattgatCCTAGCAACTGTGCACTGTGAACTGCTTCTACATGCAGATGTAGGATAATGAACCCATCCTTAGGTACAAAGTTGTGACTGGTGGAGAGGGATAAGTTTTGATGTTGTGATGCATAGTGAACTAACTAGAACCAACAATACTGTTTTGGAAATTCCAAACAGACAGAAGGGAGAGCTTTGAGTGAGTCTGAGCCCCAGTCCGTATCTGGACATTCTAGAGACTGGCTAGCTAGGCTGCTCTgggatcctgtctctgccttccaagttacAGGGTTACAGGTGGCTGTCCTCTACCGCTGGCTTTTAAATTGGCACTGGGGatttaaactctggtcctcatttTTGCATAGCAAGTGTTCTCCTAAGCAATCTCCCAGCctccaattaaaacaaaaacaaacccaactttcttcttcttgtcctGAAATCTTATACATTTTAGCCACTTAAACTATATGCACTATACATAAACTATGACTCTATGAaaacctcttcctctcctcccttttcaaAGGTGCTGGTCTATGATTGGTGATCAACACGTGGGACAGAATATTTCCATTGGTCAGGGCTGCGACTATAAGGGCATCATTGAACATGAGATCCTGCATGCTCTGGGATTCTTCCATGAGCAGTCAAGGACTGACCGGGATGATTATGTGAACATCTGGTGGAATGAAATTATGACAGGTGTGTATGAAGCAGGCATAGTGGGGAGGGGCCACTACTTTATGGCTCTTATGGTCTCTATGGCTTTCTGAGAACATCTGTGTCAGGCCTAGGCTGAGTCTGGAACAGGAGAGTCAGTCTTTGATGCAAGAACAAGGGCTACACTGACAGGGTCGCCACTGGTCCCTGAATGGGACGATGAGTGACTCACCGTGACTTGAAAGTCAGAAGTGTACGCTTTGTATCAGTATTTTGTTAAAGCTCCATCTAAAAGTCTTTTTCTTGTTGTGATGAGTAAAGGGAATTGGATTTCAGAGGACATTACAGCTGTTTTAGAAGGCTATGGTTATGAAGATGGCTACCATACACACTCCAAGGGGTTTTGTGTaactgcatgtgtatatgtgtgttatatgcatgtgtatttgtatgtgtgggcatatacattttatgcatgtgtgtgttgggaagtttttatgtcaacttgatataagagaattacacatatatattatatattataatatttacatatattttacaaatatataaatggcTACAATTTATAAgatttccagaacaaaaagaagaaagttatggttttatttttctttctaattggaGACTGGGAGATTTTTCAGTGGAACACTGgctatgaggaccagagttcaaatccccagtgtcGATTTAGGATCACAAGCAACTCTAATTGAGGAAATGCTGGGATGGAattggcctgtagacaagtctgtaGTGCATTTTCTCGATGGTGATGATTGGTAGGGAGGACCCAGCCTCTTATGAGTCATatctgggcaggtagtcctggtgtgtataagaaaccaggctgagaCGTCTTGGAGAGGAATCCAGTTAGCACCCTTCCTCCACGGCTTCTGCTGCTGTTCCTGTTTCCAGGCTCTTTCCCAACTTCCTATAGTGATAGATGGTTTTGGTCATAATCATTTATCACATCAGTAGAAACCCATTAAGacaatgtgtatgtttatgtgtataggaatgtgtgtgaatgctatatgtatatatgtatgcactgtgtatgtgtttatatatatatgcacaggtgtatatgtgcattaacgtatatgtgtatatatgtgtgtatgtacatatatgtgtttatgtatataagtgtgtatacCTTGCacgtgagtatatatgtgtgtgtgtgtatgtatgtgtgtataaacctgtgtgtatgtacatgagtatatgtgtgtatgtacatgtgtgtatgtatataatataagtgtgtgtgcctgtgtgtatgctcatgtgaatatatgcatgcatgcatgttttgaATGTGGGAATTAGTTCAGGATGTGGAAAAGTGTTCTTTCAAGTcataaggaaataataaaacttcaCTACGGTAGAAATGATTTCACTCTTAGCACACATGCTGCCTCGAGTATATGATTTTCCTgcacaagaattttattttatttctattctagTTTCATGAATAGGTCCATTCATGGCCATGTTTACGTAGGCATCTGACTTTTATGTGCTTGTGAGAACTGTTCCAGCtttaaaattaaatctgaatCCTGTAAAACTCCTGTCAGCACAGCTCACTTGGTGGTCAGTGGTCCTTACAGAAGGGTGGAGAGAGCTCCCTAACATATCGAACTTCCTCATATGGTTTCTCAATCTGTGTCCCTCCCACCCTATAATATACCAATAATATCATTAATGTGGAATgatagaaaaataacaggaaacctGTAATTTGTAAAAGCTTTATTTGTCACTGGcatgaaacacagacacacacacacacacacacacacacacacacacacacacacacacacacacacacacacacacacacacacacaacacatatacaatgTAAACACTGGAATTGTGAGGTAGTCTTAGGTGGGGGTTTCCTGAAGTCAGTTTGGGAATCTATGTCCTCAGAGATGCTATTTCAGATAAGACTCAATGTGTTTGTCTCTCAGAGTTGATTGTGCCATAACTGGGTATGTAAAGAAAGGACGGATGGACTCACAGGCAAAAGTACTACATCACCTGACTGTGGCCCTTAGAGCTCTCTTAGACTCTTCCTGTATTTGCCTACAGGTCTGAGTTTCTTACCTTCCAACACATGTAGCTGGATTTGCTGAAGATTTCATTAGCAAAAACAATCCTATTTCTAAGACTTGAGGAAAGTGATATTTCGTGACTTTTAAAGACGGTTTTAAGGCAAACGATATCTGTTTATCAGTGAACCCACACTGGCTCGCACAGTCTGCATATTTGCTCAGTGCTGAGTGAGGCAGGGCTGCTTAGCATATATCTACCTCTTTATTTTCATCGCATCCAATTCTGTATATCTAGATTGCCTGCAATCACTGAATTACTGTTCTCCAAGCAGCCAGAAGCCCAATAATATACACAAGGGCAGTGTGACTCCCAGAGTCATCtgtgtattttattgtatgtCACCTCCAGCCCTGAGTGTATCACCAGGTCAATATATTGACGCACTGTGGTGcagtttctgtctccattctgTGGATGAGGACTGCGTTTCTTCTTTTCCACTAAGGAACAGATTTCATTTCTGAGGTGGAGCAGAGGTTGACAAGCTGTGTAGTTCCATGAGATGTGGAGCTGCTTTTAGAATGAAAACAACCACAACCATGACCACTGCTTTACGCCTTGGATATGTAGAATTCTTCTCTTACAAGAAGGCAATTAAACACCTCTCAACTCTTCCTATCTGGGTAGCTGAAACAGTAAGTTATTGGTAACTGCTCAATTTCAGGACATCGATTGGGCTTTGTACCTCCACACTTCATGTCACAACTTGTCTTATCTCCTTCCAACTAATGTTTACCGCAACACATTTCCTTTAATGGGAAAATAGTTCTTTCTTCATATCTTGTTTTTACTTACATGCTCTCCTTAGACCAGGGAGCATGCGCTTTGATCAAGACAAGTCTTTCTTGCCAGCTGATTACCTTTCCTATTGACCCTTCAAGTTCATTTTCCCAACACATAAAGAGCTGGCCAGGTAGAAAGTTGGATGGACCTAGGGATGGGTGTACTTGGTCATTAGGAGAGGCATCGTAACATAATCCTGaatattttccttaattcaaaaacttcttctctttctgtttaaaattctttctttaggtgtgctattttactttatttttaaaagccacatacatatacacattctccCATACAATtacatgaaatattcataatgcataataatatataagtatgtgtatTAATAGAACATGGATTCTTTATGATCACTCCAACAGTCTTATACATACTATTTTACaaaacatattataaaattaatggATTATTACTAATAttcaaaaatgtatattctttatatattctaattgtaaggtatatgtgtgtgtgtatataaatatatatatatatataaactgatGATGCAATATTCCCATTTTTGAGATATCTGAGGCAAAGACGAAAGTTTGGAGAGAATAGCGTGGCTGAGCAGTACCTGAGGGTTCTCTCCCCAACAGATTATGAACATAATTTCAACACGTATGATGACAAGACCATCACAGACCTCAACACACCCTATGATTATGAGTCCTTGATGCACTatgggccattttcatttaacaaGAATAAAAGCATCCCGACCATCACTACCAagatccctgagttcaatgccatcATTGGACAGCGCCTGGATTTTAGTACCTTTGATTTAACGAGACTGAATCGGATGTACAACTGCAGTGAGTAACTCTGGGCCTAAGGACTGGCTAAGCCCTCAGCCTCTGCTACTTTTCTTGAATGCTCTGGGTAACAGGCAGACTAAATACCCTTAAGCATGCTCTCTTTAGAAAAAGGCATCTCATAGGGTAGTTATGTTGcacgcatatatgtatatgatgcatatgtctatgcatatgtgtttgtgcatgtatattgCAAGGTAACAATTGGACAAATATAAGGAGCTCTCATTGTCtatttcctctggcttcctttcaAAGGGTGAGTAATCATATAAAGGTCAAGACAGGCAATGGACTGGAAAATGTGTTGCGCCAGGGCAACCTCTTTCCTCGGGCTAATCTTAAAGTGTTCTAAAGCTTTGAGCTGGGGGTACTTTCCAATTGTGCTCACAAAGCATGCACAGGCCAAGTGAATACAAAGCCCAGTGTGCTAGCTGCCTCATCCTTGATCTGGAGTTCACACTGGCCTAGCTAGCAAGGACTTCTTGCAGTTTCTCTGCAGTTAATTTCTGGTTGTCTGAGTTACATGGCTCTGTGTCTGTGCTCTAAGAGCTAACCCATGACAGTAAGGGCCACATATGGGGAAAAGGTCAAGAAGATGAAAGGCTCGTGACATTGTTTCGTTTGAACAGTGGTGGTTAAGTGTCTTGAGACATtagctgtttggaataagatatctTACATTTTAACCACATGACGAAAAATATCACATGTAGCCAGAACACATACCCTGCTGGACCACTGTGCGTTTGAGAAGACCAACATCTGTGGAATGATCCAGGGGACCAGAGATGATGCTGACTGGGTTCATGAGGACAGCAGTCAGCCTGGACAAGTGGATCACACCTTGGTGGGACGGTGCAAAGGTTGGTGATAGTCCAAGTCGGCACCCTGAGGTGGTGAATGGCCGGCAGTGGATTCTGCCTTTAAGTTATTGTGTTAATTATCAAACCTGAAAACCTGAACAGGGACAAAGAATATTTCTCATACCTTAATCTTTAACTCAGTAAAAACTATCCAGGCTGTGGAGAGGCGGGAGACCGTTGAAATTACCCTCCACCCCTGCGTGTAGGAAACCCTAATTAAACTCTCTGGGtgacacaaaataaattacatgAAAATAGGAAGAGACTGTATTGGGAAGACATTCTACAGGAGTAGGCTTGGCACAGTAGAGAATGTGTattatcaaaatgcattgtatacatgtgCAAAATTGCCTAGAAATAcactctaaaatattttaaatatatatgaaaagaaaggTATATGTTTGCCATGATAACATTGGTACGGGCATACCTGGTTATAACATAACTTTATAATGAAGGATAGTATTTCCAAGCAGTACCCACCAATGGAAATACCATGCTAGCCACATGTATTATGTACAGTCTACAATAGCCTCATATAGGACTAAAAGGAAGCAGGCAAAAATCACTTTGATTCAAAGGTATTAGTATTATTATGTTTAGTCAACCTGAAAATGACTATATgtgaaactttaatttttttgtaggaAACATCTACATTATTACTCTTTGTAAATTGTGTTTGGTTgggttaatttctgtttctgttctggattttattttgtttttcaagacaggatttctctgtgtagccctagctgtcctggaacttattttgtagaccaggctggtcttgaactcagagtttggcctgcctctgcctcccaagttaaAAGCATGAGCCGCCACACCCAGCTTAACAGCACTTCTCAGTTTGTTCTCACCTTGTCCTTAGTGGTCCTCAGTATGTGATAATCGGTGTGTCCACAGCAAAGGAACGACTAAATTGTgcatttgctttctttattgaaaatGCATAAGGTCAGACAGATCTCAGTTTGAAATGCAGTTCCCCAACTGACTATTGGTGATGATAGGCAATGGTTACTCTGTGCTTTTTCTTACGATGTCTTGGTATTTATAAGGCTcatgaaacaaaaacatactAAATCTTTccagagaggtggaggaagacaAGGCTTACAAAGTCTCTAGCTGGAGACTGTAGCTCCCCtctctcacttttcattttttcatcttCCCTTTCTCTGGGAGGATTTGAAaattctgtctgcctgtctgtctgtctgtctacttattTGACACAGTCTTACATGATTCAAGCTAGCTGCAAACTTGCTAAGCAGAGGGCAGTGACCTTGAACATCtggtcctcctgctcctcttcgcAAGTACTGACATTATGGGATTTCAGTTAAGCTACATCTCTAGGGTCTTTccgattttatttttcatctgttTATCATGTGCCTGCCAAGGAAAAGTCATGTCACACCTCTTTGAAAGCAAGTGGGGTTATAGGTTACAATAGACCTTTAAAGGCTAGGCTATTTATTTCGAAGTCCCTGAGCCCATATCAGCCTGAGACTTGATTAGATATCCTTTCAGAAGAGTCAGCTAAATGCCAGGCCACCAAGAAGAATGTGAAAGGTCATTTGCTACCATTGCACCCTTCCCCTGAGCCTGACAGAAGATGAAAGTCTctgtcacataaaagtcaaaatcAATCCTGAAGTCATGTTACCTTTGGTGCCTCTAGTTGACCCTCCCCTATGGGTTCACTACCAGGCTAATATTCAACttccagagaggcaaagagatcATTACAGAAGAAGAGCTTTCTGGAAAATGTTCTAGATCCTAGTAGGAGAGGACCACACCCCAGAAGAAATGTACATGTATGGGgaaagtgcatatatatatatataatattttttaaaatattaaaatatataaaggcatattttataataaaaattcagATGAAATTTTTAATCAGTCCTTTGTATGTCTAATATGAGCCATTCTGTGGATCAGTAGAAACAATTCTTTCCCATTGATAGTAGATCCAATCTGTTTGGTTAGAAACAGAAGTTTCAACCTGTATTGCTATAACCATTTGAAGTCCAAATCATAAACCTGACCTGTTTCTTACCAAATAAGGAGATCAACTTTTCACTTTGTAACGAATCTCTAATTTAAACTAGGAAATCGGCAAGGAAAATAGAATTTATCTCCCATATACCAAATCCCATCAAACTTTAATTAAATCCTGTGTGCTGTACATTTCACAAATTTTGGGAAAAGACAATCAAAGGAAATCTACAAGTTGGGatcatctgtaatttcagcatgCCAGAGGGTTAAgtcaggaagatcatgagttcaaaaccagcctgggctatgtagagaaTCTTCTCTCTAAATgtcagtaaatataaataaataaaataggtgtGCAGAATGATGGAGTTAGCTAGATACTAATGGCCCTCACTGAGAGAAGATGTTACTAGACATCTTTTTGGTTCCTTGTAGAAGTTCTAGCTTTGGGTGCCTGGATACAGCTAGTTTTTCCTACTTCAGTTTGTCTGGGTAGAAGGTACTCTGCGTAGGTCatgagaaggcagagatgggaccTTGGGCTTCTCTCTCCACAGCTGCTGGCTACTTCATGTACTTCAATACCAGCTCGGGGGTGACAGGAGAGGTAGCCCTTCTGGAGTCTCGGATCCTTTACCCCAAGAGGAAGCAGCAGTGTTTGCAGTTTTTTTATAAGATGACAGGAAGCCCTGCAGACAGACTCCTCATCTGGGTGAGAAGGGACGACAACACGGGCACCGTGCGCCAGCTGGCCAAGATCCAGACTTTTCAAGGTACTTAGAGCGATCACAGAAGGACTGGCTTCTGAAACCCTGGGACCGgggtcttcttccttctgtccctctctcctttcatGCATTCTGCCCTCCTctggttctctcctccttctcagcttcctctgtCTCCCCCAGACTCTGCTAATTTGTTTTACCAGAAAGTTTTATGCCCTGGAAAGTTAAGCATTTAGGTGAGGCTCAAAGATACTTTTGAAAGAGGTTGTTGAGGAAAGCAGGCAGATTCAGAGGAGGAGATAAGATGCCAAGCAATTAAGtaactgcttttgtttctgtttcaggaAAGCAAATGACATCATTATGTAAAATACTGAAGTGCCTTAAGACCTCACACGTGGGCTCTGGTTACTCCAGTATTTAAAATAGTGATGGGACTGAAATCACTGAATGAATTCACTCCACCACCAGGGCCATTTACTTGCTCTGTTGTTTTGTGTCTCTGGGGCTCAGAAAGAAAATCCTTGGCTGCTAAGGCAGACAATTGAATGTGAAGGTCATCAAACCCTGTTCCTTAGAGCTAAATATTtctccttgttgttgttgtcattgttgttgttgttgttgtggcaGTGAGTGTTTCTGAACAAGGGAGACAGGCTTTGACATATTCCCTACCCAACAAAGGATTTCTCAACGTGAGTCCTAGAAAGTAAATACTGTTTACACTATATAAAACAGGCTGCTACTCTTGAAAGGAGGAAACTTACTGAGATGTCCTTGGAAACACATATGTCCAGTCACCTCTGCCCACTCCAACATCAGCTGCTGTCTGAGAAGTCTTTTGCTTTGAGGGGATGGCTTGCTGTTCCAGACTGCAATTAGTCAAAGCTAATTTGGCAGAAGGATGTCAGCAAGatgccttttcctttttctttaataattaaaaGCTTATCGTAAAGAACTTGCACATAAAAAGAGATTAACCAGACCCGCATAGCATTTTTATTCAAGCATTTATTAAAGTAACCCTTTTAAAAGTAGAGAATATTTAAAGTGAAAATGTGTTGTAAATACAatgatattgattgattgattaccCACCCCCATGAAAACGATTACTAGGATACATGAAACCATCCCAGGTGGAATTTAGTTACTCAAATCATTTGACTTCTCATAGGGCATCTTTTTTAAtagactttttaaagattttattgatttattgtattatgtgagtacactgtcactgttttcagacccaccagaagcaggcatcagatcccatgacagatggttgtgagccaccacgtggttgctgggaattgaactcaggaccttgacaagaacagacagtgctcttaaccactgagccatctctccagcctcccataGGACATATTTGTAAGTTCCTTAGACATAGTGCATAAATGGATTTTGAAATCAGTCAATTCTATGGTTGTCCTGTCTGTGACACTCCTCTAAAAGTTGAGTACAACTTGGCAAAGATGGGGTACTCAACACAAGTTGGTTACTGTCATCTTGGAGTAGCTTGTAACTTTTGTGAAATGGCCCATTTTAATTTGTTCTAACCCAAATTTTATGCTTACATAAAAATGTGTCTATTAATGTGCTTATCAATATGCAAACTATAGGTCTATAGGATTTTTATATATAAGCTTAATTACAACATGTTTACACAAAACATGAGtatgaacattcacacacacatacacatatacagctTACAGCTATAGTGAGGCCAGAACCTCTAATAGATGACAATTCTGAACTACCACAGACAAAGTTTGGCTCGAACAATCGAGTTATCACTACCACATGACTGACTCAGGGAAGCCTCCCACTTAGGTAAAAACTTGGAATTTTCATTTAAGAAGTCTGTGTCCATGTGGCACAGTGTCTAGAGTCTGTCTACTACTACCCTGCCCCACATTCCAACCTCAAAACGTAAAATCAAAGCAGTTACTCAGAAGCAAGAAGTGAACTTTCATCCTCTTGTTGGAATCCCCGTGATGTGGAATCTGCTGAGTACTTAGTTCCCACCTGTGTTTTTGTTCCCATCTCAGACCTTAAGTCACCCATTGTATTTTCAGTTCACGTGTCCTCATGCTACGTAGATTCCCATGCTACTGATGTGGTTCATGCACCTTGTCGTATGTGTCTGAGCAAACTGTGGCCAGGAGTCTGTCTCCATGGTCATCCTTAGAAGGACCTGAGGACAAGAGGAATCCCAGGCTCTTTGTCCTGGGAAAAGCTTAGCCCTGCCTAGAAGAtgcaggggaggaaagggaacacCCCCAGGGCCCCCTCTCTACTTCACTTCAGAATTTGCTTGCCTAGGTTTGGGGCATTCTGAGTTACTCTGCCTTAGCAATAGTTTCTCCATATTGCcccttggcttctctctctggCCTTTTATCCCCTTACTTCAGGTTTTTGTTCAAACCTCCCACTTCCAGTTCAGCCTCAGCCAAGGAGCAAATATAGAACAGTCACCGGCTTCTGGTAACCCTGGATTCCTCGGGTCCCTTCCATACTAGAATTAACAAATGTACAAGGAAAAGTCTAGACAAACAAATTGTGGGCAACAGGTGAAAGGATGAACCATGAAATGTGCCCGTTGTTTGATCTTTGACTCCTAAAATGTCTATTTTATGGGGTTCCACTGAATGCATGGACATTTTAGTGTTATCAAGAGCGGATAGCAGTCTGTGGCAACAGGGAGGAGCAACTTTAAAAATGCTGGAAATCGAAACTGACTAAGATTTGAATAtcgattataaataaggcttaagttggggaggggagaatggagaAGGAGGGGAATTAAGAGTGAGCTCAGTGACATGTCTATGAAGTCTATCGCTGCAAATGCTAACTTTAAATATCACAACAAGTGACTGGGCAAAGCTGCTTAGTATGTCTGCAATAATGCCTCTGTTGGGAGCCTCCAGGAAGAATGAAGGAGGGAACTGGTATGTATACATCCCTGGCCCATCAACTCTTGACACCAATGGTCaccaactttcttttttccttaggaGATTCTGATCACTACTGGAAAATTGCTCACGTGACACTCAACGAAGAGAAGAAATTTCGCTATGTTTTCCAGGGTACCAAAGGTGACCCTGGTAACTCAGATGGCGGTATTTACCTTGATGACATCACTCTGACAGAAACCCCCTGCCCTACAGGGGTTTGGACCATCCGGAATATCTCCCAGGTCTTTGAGAACACAGTGAAAGGGGACAGCCTCGTGAGCCCTAGGTTCTACAATTCCGAGGGTTATGGTTTTGGGGTGACCTTGTACCCCAATGGTAGAATCACCAGTAACTCTGGCTACCTGGGACTCGCTTTCCACTTGTACAGTGGGGATAACGATGTGATTCTGGAGTGGCCAGTGGAGAACAGACAGGCCATAATGACCATCCTGGACCAGGAACCTGATGCCAGGAACAGGATGTCCTTGAGCTTGATGTTCACTACCTCCAAGTACCAAACATCTTCAGGTAGGTGTTTGCACACAAGAAGAATTGCC
Coding sequences within it:
- the Mep1a gene encoding meprin A subunit alpha isoform X1 produces the protein MFRLKSCVDFKPYEGESSYIIFQQFSGCWSMIGDQHVGQNISIGQGCDYKGIIEHEILHALGFFHEQSRTDRDDYVNIWWNEIMTDYEHNFNTYDDKTITDLNTPYDYESLMHYGPFSFNKNKSIPTITTKIPEFNAIIGQRLDFSTFDLTRLNRMYNCTRTHTLLDHCAFEKTNICGMIQGTRDDADWVHEDSSQPGQVDHTLVGRCKAAGYFMYFNTSSGVTGEVALLESRILYPKRKQQCLQFFYKMTGSPADRLLIWVRRDDNTGTVRQLAKIQTFQGDSDHYWKIAHVTLNEEKKFRYVFQGTKGDPGNSDGGIYLDDITLTETPCPTGVWTIRNISQVFENTVKGDSLVSPRFYNSEGYGFGVTLYPNGRITSNSGYLGLAFHLYSGDNDVILEWPVENRQAIMTILDQEPDARNRMSLSLMFTTSKYQTSSAINGSVIWDRPTKVGVYDKDCDCFRSIDWGWGQAISHQMLMRRNFLKDDTLIIFVDFKDLTHLRQTEVPISSRSVMPRGLLLQGQEPLALGDSRKAMMEESLPSRLDQRQPSRPKRSVENTGPMEDHNWPQYFRDPCDPNPCQNEGTCVNVKGMASCRCVSGHAFFYTGERCQAMHVHGSLLGLLIGCITALIFLTFITFSNTYQKLRQ
- the Mep1a gene encoding meprin A subunit alpha isoform X2, giving the protein MLWTLPVCLLSLSFSARIAAVSIQHLSTGHDHDDVDVGEQQKDISEINLAAGLNLFQGDILLPRTRNALRDPTSRWKFPIPYILADNLDLNAKGAILNAFEMFRLKSCVDFKPYEGESSYIIFQQFSGCWSMIGDQHVGQNISIGQGCDYKGIIEHEILHALGFFHEQSRTDRDDYVNIWWNEIMTDYEHNFNTYDDKTITDLNTPYDYESLMHYGPFSFNKNKSIPTITTKIPEFNAIIGQRLDFSTFDLTRLNRMYNCTRTHTLLDHCAFEKTNICGMIQGTRDDADWVHEDSSQPGQVDHTLVGRCKAAGYFMYFNTSSGVTGEVALLESRILYPKRKQQCLQFFYKMTGSPADRLLIWVRRDDNTGTVRQLAKIQTFQGDSDHYWKIAHVTLNEEKKFRYVFQGTKGDPGNSDGGIYLDDITLTETPCPTGVWTIRNISQVFENTVKGDSLVSPRFYNSEGYGFGVTLYPNGRITSNSGYLGLAFHLYSGDNDVILEWPVENRQAIMTILDQEPDARNRMSLSLMFTTSKYQTSSAINGSVIWDRPTKVGVYDKDCDCFRSIDWGWGQAISHQMLMRRNFLKDDTLIIFVDFKDLTHLRQTEVPISSRSVMPRGLLLQGQEPLALGDSRKAMMEESLPSRLDQRQPSRPKRSVENTGPMEDHNWPQYFRDPCDPNPCQNEGTCVNVKGMASCRCVSGHAFFYTGERCQAMHVHGSLLGLLIGCITALIFLTFITFSNTYQKLRQ